The genomic segment attaaggaataCTCATCTGTCAGTGGcagatctccactggccaatcagaagttCTGCTAGCCCCAAGTGGCCcccaaccactttctaaaaatatttggcaGATCAGCAAAGGTGTCAAAGGGTGCtctgatgcccatgggcaccacattggggactcctggCCTAGATAAAACAAAACTCTCTCCATCATTAAAACCGTTTATTGAAATCATGCAATTAAAATCGCAAATGAGTTATTAGGCAGGGTATTCCATGGAGAAAATGTAACCACTGAAAACAAGGCCCAAGTATATGAATCTGACATCAGCTCTCATGCCACAATTGATTAATTTTTATGTTGCCCTCCCAGACTTCTTTTAACACTATGGATGCCTTGGTAGTAAATGTCTAGGAAATGTCATGGGCAGATTCTCCCTTCCCTCACATACTAATTTCTTGATGAGAAATAATGCTTATTGCTGTGATTCAAGCtgtttctgcattccaagcattTACACTGTTTCTTCTATGGTCATTCTCACAAGATTTGATTGATCACAAAAAGTCTTGCTACAGCCTGAGCATTTATACTGGTCATTCTCTGCATGAAAACTTTGAGCAGAACTGAGGAGTGCACTCTGACCAaaattctttccacactctgtgcatttatatggcttctcccctgtgtgagttacCTTATGTTTTAGAAGGCTTGATAGAGCAAAGAAGCTCTTGCTACAGTCTGAGCATGTGTAAggtctctcccctgtgtggagtCTTTGATGTCCACGAAGGCTTCCCCTATgactgaacctctttccacattccaaacatttaaatggtttctctcctgtatggacTCTCTGATGCTGAATAAGACTTGCTTTATCGTAGAAACTCTTGACGCAGTATGAGCAGCtataaggcttctcccctgtgtggattctcctATGTCTGACAAAATTGGTGCTCTTGTTGAAGCTCTTTCCGCATTCTGAGCATTTAAATGGTTTTtcacctgtgtggattctttgatgttgaAGAAGGCTTGATTTATCACACAAGGTCTTCCCACAGTCTGGGCAGCTGTATGCTTTATCCCCCGTGTGCATTCTTTGATGTCTAGTAAAGTTTGCCCTCTGATTGAagtttttcccacactccaagcacttatatggtttttccccagtgtggatacgctgatgttgAATAAGGCTTGATTTATCACTGAAATTCTTGCCACAATATGAACAGCTATGcactttctcccctgtgtgcattCTCCGATGTCTAGTTAACTTTGAGCTCTGaataaagctctttccacattccaaacatttatatggtttttcccctgtgtggattcgttGATGTTGAATAAGGCTTGACTTATCACACAAACTCttgccacactccaagcattcaaaaggtttgtcCCCAGTGTGGAGTCGCTGATGGGATTTAAGGGTTGCACTGCGattgaaactctttccacattctgtgcactgatatggtttctctcctgtgttcaGCATCCCACATTCTGTAAGGTCCATCTGGATTCTCCACTGAGCATCGAGGCAGTGCTCtgtctgttctgtttgctggACTGGGATTTCATGGAAGTCACCAATGTGACAAGGAGTGGATTTTTCTGTCCTCTTCTCCATGTGGTTGTCTTCCTCACTTGTTGGTCCACCTTGATCCCAGAAGTTCTCTTTCAGCTCTTCACATTTGGCTTGTTCTGCCGGTACTTCATATGGCACTTCCTCATTTTCACCCTCCCCTCTACAGCCTGCAGGCATAAAGAGAGGAACTTGGTAAGTGACCATTAGAGAAACAaaacctcaaaccccaccctcctataaatcatgtgtgtgtgtccctGTTTTCTCCTCATTGGCCAGGGCCTCCTACAGAGTGATTATCTCTGTCCCTTATCTTTCAATTAACACTTTTATGTCAAATGTTACTAGTGCTTGTTTTGCAGAGAATCACTAAGCAGAGTTATCCCTTCTAATCTCCTTGACTTCAACAGGCTGAGAAGAATGAGATCCTGATGCATAGACAAAGGCCAACACACCAGAAGTTTATGCTGTAGCAACTGGAACCCTAAAGGTGCTAGTGGTAGAGATTCCAGTTGTTTATTACACCTGTTCCATTATGGAGTCTCTTAAGGCCCAGAATTGCAGAACCATTTCCCTCAAAGTTAAGACCTCATTAGTATGAAGGGGCTCTTTGGCACTGGAACAAGTCAGGAGACCACAGTGCTAAAGAAGACAGTCTGAGCAGGGATAGTAGAACTTGGGGCGTAAGTACACCCTTGCTGAGGGATCTCCACAATTCTCACACATCAAAGGGCTCCAGCACACACCTGCTGTCCTTTACCCTTCCTCCGTGCCAGGATCAATCCAggagagaggggttgggtttgggagCTGCAAGGCCTTTGGAAGAAACAAAAAAGGCCTGTTGCATCTCACAATTCTCACTAAAAAATAACAACTCTTATACAATTTCAGCCTTTCTGTGAAAGACACAGAACAAAACTATCTCTTGTAGAGATTGCACCAGGATGTGGATGCCTTTGTTGACATGAGAGATTGTAATTGTAAATCCTATTCCCAACACAGCTGTGGCAGGGAACCACCAAGCATCTGTACATGTGATCAAGAGGGACAGAGAACTCCCTATAAATTCCACATGTGCTGGTCTACACTTCACCAACATATCCAGAAGGGGTAGCAGCACTAGAGATGACCTAGGATGGATCGACCTGGTTACTTGGTGTTCTCTTTTCCTCTGAAACAACATGTCAGATGTTATTTACCCAATCCATTCATTCAAATAGCTTTCTCCAACTTGTGCATTTTGTCAAAAGCAAAACAAGTCTTGGCTCATTCTGAAACTTCTCCACTTTGCAAATCAAGCTTGTAGACGAAGAACTTCCCATTGTCTCTTTCATATGTTAACTGTCTGGTGTCAGTTATGAGTCGAATTGCTAGCTAATGTCTTCCCCCACAACACAGGTTTATACTGCTCCTCCCCAGTATGGGTTGTCTGATGTTAAGCTTTAAGCCACAATAGCTGAAACACTAATAATACCCTGTCAAGCCATTCATTTAAACACCTTTGTCCAATGCTTTCATTTTGGCAAAAGCAGAAAAGATTCATTTTATTCTGAAGCTCCTCCACTTTGCAGAACAACTGTGTAGATGAAACATTTCCCAAGTTTGTAGATGAATTCTCTCGTCTATGTTACAATTCAAATGGCAAATGGATTTCTTACCACAACAGTGATTTATACGGCCCCACCCCAATATGGTTTCTCTGATGCTATGCTTTAATCCACAACAGCTGAAACactaaaaatgctttcctgtgtgtaaaccccactgaataaaatagggCTTGCTTCCACAttgacctgcttagaattgctcccaaGGAAAGGTTTTTGCCACAGACCAGACAGCTTTTGTTTGCGTGCGTGCGTTTCCCCTATATGCTGAGTTCTTACTCAATCTTTTAACAGGCAGGCATTTTTTTTCTTACCTGTATCAACTCCTGTCTGGACTGGTATGTCAACAGGGACCCTGCAGTCTCCCCCACAAGGAAGGGATTTATCCATATCCTCTATTGGCTGGGTCTTCTGCTGATGCTCTGCCCTTTCCTGACTTGCTGGGGCATTTTCCTGCTTGCAACACAGAGAAAAGTTCTCTTCTTTCCAAATTAATATCCTGTGTGGTGCCACTGGCTCTGAATTTCCAGGCACATATTTCTCCCCATCATTGATGGCAAT from the Euleptes europaea isolate rEulEur1 chromosome 1, rEulEur1.hap1, whole genome shotgun sequence genome contains:
- the LOC130492170 gene encoding zinc finger protein ZFP2-like; its protein translation is MQSASSGGSFRSAPSHQVKEEPQEGLAEYWEARWQEFLRTVESPRSRWGISQVQEKPSPWEDTKRFLASFEQVAEACQWPREQWVTRLLPALSGGPKQAFISLDATDREDYGKVKVAILRGDVISREKQRQHFRGFHYQEAEGPRGAYSQLQELCHQWLKVERHSKEQILELLILEQFLTILPLEIQSWVRDRGPDTCSQAVFLAEDFLLKQQGIQRWGEQVAFQEATAQTSEAGQAPSDIRQKQLGRETKWEDDRDASLLGCRGEGENEEVPYEVPAEQAKCEELKENFWDQGGPTSEEDNHMEKRTEKSTPCHIGDFHEIPVQQTEQTEHCLDAQWRIQMDLTECGMLNTGEKPYQCTECGKSFNRSATLKSHQRLHTGDKPFECLECGKSLCDKSSLIQHQRIHTGEKPYKCLECGKSFIQSSKLTRHRRMHTGEKVHSCSYCGKNFSDKSSLIQHQRIHTGEKPYKCLECGKNFNQRANFTRHQRMHTGDKAYSCPDCGKTLCDKSSLLQHQRIHTGEKPFKCSECGKSFNKSTNFVRHRRIHTGEKPYSCSYCVKSFYDKASLIQHQRVHTGEKPFKCLECGKRFSHRGSLRGHQRLHTGERPYTCSDCSKSFFALSSLLKHKVTHTGEKPYKCTECGKNFGQSALLSSAQSFHAENDQYKCSGCSKTFCDQSNLVRMTIEETV